TTTGCTCTAATATAAGCCCTCTGTGTATGTCCCCTGCATAGAGATATTTATTTTGTATCTAGATATTTATGTGGCTTAATCACTTTATGTCATAGTATATACAAGTTCATAAAGCACATACCAGTTGACTACCGTGAATGATTGAATTTAGATAGTCATTCAGTCCTGACATCGCAACTGCTTGTTGGTCTTCATAACTCATCATATACATAGATAGCCTCAATAATTGAGCATCTATGAACGAAAGTATTAATAAGTATACTACAAAAATATTTTTTCACCTGCACATTTTGGCCTGAACCTTGCTGTAGTTCAGTATGTCTTTGCACGTTTTGGAGCTGAAAGGGTTCTTTATCAGCATGCTGCGCTCTGACCCCCTATAATTTTTTTTATCATATCATTTTTAGTCATGTCTGCAAACACATATTTTTTGTATGAAACATTCAATGATAAAAAATGTATAAATAGATGCATGTATCGGGATGAACTTTAAATTATGCAATTTTTAAGATGTTTCCTATGGAATAGTGTTTTTTCTATCCTCCGAATCTGCCAGAGGGGGTCATCTTTGTTTACAGTTTTTTTTACTATATTTACATACTATCTCAACTGTAATTTGTGCTAAACTGAACCGTAATTTTCTATATAATTGAACTGTAAAGTATGCTATTTAAGAATTTATATGCAATAATGTGTGTTTTAGCCCACGACATGCTCATGCTATCATGTGTGTTTCTATCAGAATTAATAGGCTCTATTTCTCACCACATATTTTTGTTTTTCAGTATTTTGTTTCTATCATTATTGTTTCTCATCTTTATTTACAGTTTTTTTTACTATCTTTACATGTCATCTCAACTGTAATTTGCGCTAAATTGAACTGTAGTTTCTGTATAATTGAACTGTAAAGTATGCTATTTTAAGTTTTTTGTGTGCAATAGTTTGTGTCTTAGCCCACGACCCACCCATGCTATGATGTGTATTTCTACCAGAGTTAATAGGCTTTATTCTCACCATAGATTTTTATTTGTCAGTATTGTTTCTACCAGAATTTTAATAAGTTCAAAGCCCATACTCATGtagctttgtttcttttctGGCATGTTTCAGATGATCTAACGATTCTAAGAATTTTTTGGTTTTCCAGGAGACTAGGTGGGTATCTACTTATGACCAATCTTCTCTAGTTCAAATGATCCAATTATTCTGTGCACTAATCTAAAGAGATCTTTTACTGGAACTCACCAAATTGGCATCTCGAAAGAGCATTTTTCAGCATCTAACCTGCAAATTGGCTGATGGACATGGATCCTGTTGATTGCTGGTACGTACTCCATCACAGCCATCTTGCATTTGCCACTTCTCCATTGATTTTTTTCTACGGCCCCCTCTGCTACTTGAGCCTTGGTTCCCAATCTATTCCATCGGGGGTGGGGGATGTCCTCTCTTTCGGCTTGAGCTTCTTGGACGCCAACTATAGAATTTTGTCTTTTTTTGTACTTTTTTACCCCTGCAGCACGTGTATTCTGCTATCTATGCTTTTTTCTTGAGCCCTTGTGTTTGGATCCAATATTTTTAATTATTCATTGGGCCTCAACATCTTTCTTTTTTGCTTTTTTCTCCTCTTTTTTCCGGGCCTGCTATGGATGGAGCCTGCTTGTTTATTTTTAATTTTCTTTTTCCATTTAGGTAATACGAAGAGTCAGCACCCATTTAGCACTCCCTCCCACTATATTTTTTGTTTTTCCCCTGTAGGATGTTATGCAAAATTAGGCCAAGTATGCCTTTTTGTTACTTTTTTTTCTGAATGGAccatattttgatcatttttAATCTAAATATGTATTAAACATGGGTATTTACGTTTTTCTAGGAATATATGTGTTTTTCCCCGGTAGCCATTGATTTGCAATCGTGTGGTTACATTTTTTCGAGTGACAGATCATGCTATATCACTCAAATTCTTTGTCCGGGTACTATCGGGTGCTGGGGGCAACCAAATTGCTCGAGTGATGATCTGTCTTAAAATACTCGAGTCACATATAGACAGTTCAAAGTGCGTCTCCTTGCAAAGGTGATGGGTTTTTTCTATGTGTTTGTATGTCGCATCCCACCCACTTGATGATCCCTTTCAATAAAAGCAGTGTTATGTTGTGTTCATTCTTAAAAAATAGTGACCACTTTTTGGGCCATATCACTATATCAGCATGAGCTTATCTAACGGGGGCTCCTATCTATCTACTGTAAGAAAGAAATGTACATATCGCATAAAGCTCAGGAAGTGGCCCACGAATTGCGGTCAGCCCAACTCCGTTCACCCACCATTTTATGAACGGTTGCGTCGGCTTTTTCCATAACATCAAGCTTTTTCCATAACATCATTAATAAGCTTGCTCGTTAATAGAAGAAAGTTTGTTTGTAGGAAGTTTGTATTGAATTATTGAAGCAAAGTTTGCTTGTATTAAATTATTGAAGCATTACCTTTGCCTCGAGCTTTTTGGATGCTACATACTGAGCTTGAAACAAAGTTTGCTTGAGCTCACACTTTTTCATGAAGAAATGCATAAGAACTGATAGCACCCTATTATTCTAACTGTATGTAGAAACAGAGATTCAGGTTGCGTGAATGAGAACAGAATTAAAATGCTATAATCAGATGGCAGTTCTCATATAGTCCCTTCTTTATTCGTTCTAAGTTCAGATTCCTAATATTTGTGTTACACCCACAGGAACTGAGTGCGACAAACTGTTGTAACAGCACTCAATGATGACTAGACAAAAGCAGAGCCCATTGCTTACCATGGACCTAGCGCATCAACAGTATCATCTCCGAGTGAAGATGATGCAGTATCATAAATCGCTAGAAGTTCATAACAATTTGTCTTGTGTTGCGAGGAACTGATGATGAGCTTGTCATATCACTTTGTCGGCTTCTTGTGTCGCAAGCAGAAGGACTTGAGCCGGTCAAGGCCGTCTTCTAGAGAAGATGGATCAATTGCGAAGGTGATTCGGAGCCAATTCTTGTATCCCACAGCACATCCTGACAATTCGTTTCCAACATGTTACACCTCAAATAAATGGTGACATCAAAGGTGGATGAAAAAAAATATCTTGCACCAATCAGATGCAGTGATCTATTATCGAACCATGTATGCAGGAGAAGAATACCTGGCAGAAGAACCACTAACTCTTCCTTTGCCAACCGGCAGCAGAAGTCCATGTCATCTTTGATGTCTTGCAGGCAGGATAGGTCCAATTTCACCTGTAGCAAGTCATGGAAATTTCACACCACATTAGCAAATCCTTTTCCATGGCGTCTTGCAGACGCCATGGAACAGTATATGTAATGACCCACAGACCATTACAAACATGGAGCCCTCAGGTTTGCTCGGGCATGTGATGGAATTGATGCCCTTCAGTTTCTCCCAGCATATATCTGCAGTTTCTCTAAGAATTTTGACAGTTTTGTTGAAGAATTCCTCTTTTGTGTTCTCCAGGAGTTTTGGAATTGCTCCCTGGTAAAACAAAATTGTGTTTTAAGTGCATATAGACCATTGTTTTTTTTATGCACAATTTCAAGTCATGGAAGAAAATGACAAAGCTGTTGTAGTCACCTGGACAAATGTTGGAGGATCAGAGGAGATATCAAGGTAGCTTTTCATACAGTCAACTACCTGGAAGAAGAAAAAACAAATTTAAGCATTATGTGACTGCATTTTGTAAGGTACCTTCATTTAATTCCAAAATCTGAAGAATAGTTTTGCTATTTGATAAGGCATATCAGCACCCCTGGCCATGTTCTCAAATGAATGGAAAATCCTTCAAGTTTCCACTACTGATTATGATATAATCAATGTCAAGGAAAGTGAAGAACCTTAGTCCTCTGAAATACACCATTAGGATCATTGGTAACAATCCATCCGAGCCGCCATCCAGGCACTACCCATCTCTTTGATATCGACCCTAGTGTGAACACAGGAACCACTGTCCCGAACACACCCATGGGCACAAATTTCCTCTCCCCAAATGTCAAGTGTGCATACACCTCATCTGTGATTACAAATATGCCAAGCTTCTGTGCGGTCTCAGCAACCTAGAATTATGGACACAAACTAGGCATTCAGATTATTTCCCAAGAGCTCATAAATTATGGAAGAACCACGAACCAGCTTATCAGAACTTGCCTTGGCCAGGTGCTCATAGGTGTAGACATTGCCACAAGGGTTTCCTGGGTTGACAATAACCATGGCAACAGTGTTATCATCAGCAAGAGCTTGCACGCCATGAATATCAACTTCCCAATCTTTCTCAGGTAGAAGATTGAAATACCGAGCTTCCATGCCATTGAAAGTGGCACGCGCCTCATAGAACAGGTAGCCAGGCCTTGGAAGCAAGATGTTGGCACCAGGACGAGCTAAAACAGAGCAGATTATCTCGATTGCTTGGGAGCAGCCGCTTGTGAGGTAGATGTCATCTGGTGATAATTCGTACGGCAGATCACGGGATAAGTACTTCGCGATGGACCTGGAAGTTATTTGAATTGCAAGGTTTTAAGACACGTTAAAAACAAGTATGTTTACAATTTGACACAATGGAAATAGTATGAGTGGGCACGAAATCAAGCTCTGTGCAGTTTGTACTGCTGAAAAGATAAGGTAACCTTAGCCTTTGTCAGAGAACGTTTCTGTGTTCATGCTCGTTGTCAGTCAGTCATCAACAGGACTTCAACCCACATGATTGCAACACCAAATTAAACAGATAGGCAACGTGCTGGATTCAGTTATTTTTTTATGAGGCCAAGAAGGCCAACCTGATGTAAGGTTCAGTGATTCCCAAGCAGAGCATAGACTGGTTTCTACTATTGGCCCTAAAAATTACTTCTCTAATTTCTCAACCTCGGTAATTAAAAACACATTAACCTCAGCAATAAGGAATTCGGGGTGTACAATTTTTTTCTAAGAAAGGTTCAGTGATTGCCACACTACGTATGAGACCCAGAAATACTATGTTTCATCAGTCAAACCTAGTCATACTCATCAACTCTGAGTAATTCAATAATGTTTGCCATTACTGTAAAATGACATTTCGATTCGGGAGACATCCGTGCAAATCTTGTCATATTGTTTCAGAATCAAGCGGCTGGATTTGAATAAAATATGGATTGAACAAGGGAAAAAAAACAAGCCAAGGACTTGCACAGCCAAGAAGTAACCTCCGTGCGGGCTTCAGGCCGACGCTGGTGGCATAGGAATTGTGCTCCCCTGACCGCAgcgcgccggcgacggcgtccACGGCCTCCGGCGCGGTGCGGAAGCACGGGAACGCCGACGGGTCGCCGTGCCCCATCGGGAccaccgcccgcgcgccgccgccgtcggccacCATCCCGGCCTTAACCCTGCCCAGCACGCCGCGCACCGAGAGCGCCGTCAGGTCCAGGAGGGTCTCGTTCGGCGCGAAGTtccaggccgccgccgcagccacgGCCACCCCATTGCCGGCGCCGTTCTCCATCGGGGCGTGGCGGTTCTTGTGGCGCGGCTTGCTGACGCCTTGGCGGCGGCGATGAGAGTGGCAAACAGGCAGAGTAGGATTTGTGATGCGGGTCGCTTGTGTGAAACTGTGAAGTGTGGAGCTATACTTATATAGTACCGAATGTGCTGAAAATTAGGAGATGCCCGTTGATATTTTAATCTGTCATCGTCTACCATTAGAGAGTGGAACCTGAATCCGATCTGTATCTGTACTAAGCGTGTATTCGTTTCCTTGgtcctaaagtttagagggatcatattaaagagaatcttatcatttagaagtattaaataaagtctaattacaaaactaattgcagaactccAGTGTTAATtcgtgagacgaatctaatgaggtatattagtccataattagcggatgattactgtagcatcactgtggcaaattatggattaattaggctcattaaatttgtctcgcgaattagcacccagccgtgcaaaaagttttataaacagattttatttaatacttctaaatagcaagattctctttgatgtgaaaggtctaaaatttagagggtaggaaacgaacaggccctaGTCAGGGAGTCTTAACTGAATTATCAGATTCCACTAACAACTAATCTAAACTTAATTTGCGACATGTCCGTTGCTTCATCAAGCTTCGAAACCtgaaaaatagcacacaaacgATCTAACAAAATTTGGAGTACCTCTGAATAATTCTAAACGATGTCAACAGTTTAATAGGTTTAAAACACCTGGCAACTCATTTTTAGTGTGTGTACCGTTCACTAATTAGCGACCCCCAGATAAGTTTGCCCAACTAGTAGCTTAAAAACTACCACCTCCGTCCTAGAATATAATTATTTTTAGATTTTCTTCAAGTtaaaccttttaaactttaaccGCAGAtgataaaaaaattataaagatTGACAACAGTTTATTCATAATGAAACCAACTATCgtaatatataattttttctaTTTAAAATTAATTATTTTTGAAGATATTATTGATCAAAGATGAAAATGTTTAACTTTGGTCAGGTCAAAAAGTTGTTGTATTTTGGGACCGAGGTAGTACCTCTTTTCACTAATTATACAACTTAAACTTTTGGATGCCTTTCAAAAGTAATTTGGACTATAACTCCTTTTATAATCTTTTACTAATTCTAATACGAAAGTAGTTTCAACTACGTAATATTGTTTGATCTAGTCGAATCTCAATATTTGAAAAATCATTGACAGTCAAGCCCTAAATCTTTGATGGTAGAACTCGAGATGTTTCGCAGCAATACTTGCTGTGTCGTGTGGCAATGTAACGACACTAAAAGAAAAGGGATGAAATGGGCCT
Above is a genomic segment from Panicum hallii strain FIL2 chromosome 8, PHallii_v3.1, whole genome shotgun sequence containing:
- the LOC112903204 gene encoding nicotianamine aminotransferase A-like encodes the protein MENGAGNGVAVAAAAAWNFAPNETLLDLTALSVRGVLGRVKAGMVADGGGARAVVPMGHGDPSAFPCFRTAPEAVDAVAGALRSGEHNSYATSVGLKPARRSIAKYLSRDLPYELSPDDIYLTSGCSQAIEIICSVLARPGANILLPRPGYLFYEARATFNGMEARYFNLLPEKDWEVDIHGVQALADDNTVAMVIVNPGNPCGNVYTYEHLAKVAETAQKLGIFVITDEVYAHLTFGERKFVPMGVFGTVVPVFTLGSISKRWVVPGWRLGWIVTNDPNGVFQRTKVVDCMKSYLDISSDPPTFVQGAIPKLLENTKEEFFNKTVKILRETADICWEKLKGINSITCPSKPEGSMFVMVKLDLSCLQDIKDDMDFCCRLAKEELVVLLPGCAVGYKNWLRITFAIDPSSLEDGLDRLKSFCLRHKKPTK